The Streptomyces aurantiacus genome includes a region encoding these proteins:
- a CDS encoding ROK family protein, whose amino-acid sequence MSGKAAPRAAGEGSIRTRLDRGRGALGPALELVHTGRAPTRAVLTAELGVTRATAGAVAAELEALGLIHVDARPGAAAGSQGRPSHRLELAEDGPVALAAQIHADGFRAALVGLGGRIVATAPGCETVDADPAKVLGSVVEAGAELLRETGRRCVGAGLAVPSAVAEPEGTALNPLHLAWPAGAPVREIFAERVRAAGLTGPAFAANDVNLAALAEHRHGAGRGARDLLCVATGHRGVGGALVLDGRLHTGSSGLALEVGHLTVNPEGRPCHCGSRGCLDVEADPLAFLTAAHRDPGPEVSLLQQANDLIRGQYADPTVRTAVEALIDRLGLGLAGLVNILNPDRIILGGLHRTLLDADPARLRAVVADRSLWGQSGGVPILACTLDHNSLVGAAELAWQPVLDDPITALARV is encoded by the coding sequence ATGAGCGGCAAGGCGGCCCCCAGAGCTGCGGGAGAAGGAAGCATCAGGACACGGCTGGACCGAGGGCGCGGTGCGCTCGGGCCCGCGCTGGAGCTCGTGCACACGGGACGCGCGCCGACACGGGCCGTGCTCACCGCCGAGCTGGGTGTCACGCGCGCGACGGCCGGCGCGGTCGCCGCGGAGCTGGAGGCGCTCGGCCTGATCCACGTCGACGCCCGCCCCGGCGCGGCCGCCGGTTCCCAGGGCCGCCCCTCGCACCGCCTCGAACTCGCCGAGGACGGGCCCGTCGCCCTCGCCGCGCAGATCCACGCCGACGGCTTCCGGGCCGCCCTGGTCGGCCTCGGCGGCCGGATCGTGGCGACCGCCCCCGGCTGCGAGACCGTGGACGCCGACCCGGCGAAGGTGCTCGGCTCGGTCGTGGAGGCGGGCGCCGAACTGCTCCGGGAGACGGGACGCCGCTGCGTGGGCGCCGGACTGGCCGTCCCGTCGGCCGTGGCGGAACCCGAGGGCACCGCACTCAACCCGCTCCACCTGGCCTGGCCGGCCGGCGCGCCCGTTCGGGAGATCTTCGCGGAGCGCGTCCGTGCGGCCGGCCTCACCGGACCGGCGTTCGCCGCCAACGACGTCAATCTCGCCGCGCTCGCCGAGCACCGGCACGGCGCGGGCCGCGGCGCCCGCGACCTGCTGTGCGTGGCGACCGGGCACCGGGGCGTCGGTGGCGCGCTGGTGCTCGACGGCCGCCTGCACACGGGCAGTTCGGGCCTCGCGCTCGAAGTCGGCCACCTCACGGTCAACCCGGAGGGCCGTCCCTGCCACTGCGGCAGCCGGGGATGCCTGGACGTCGAGGCGGACCCGCTGGCCTTCCTCACGGCGGCCCACCGTGACCCCGGACCCGAGGTGTCACTACTCCAGCAGGCCAACGACCTGATCCGCGGCCAGTACGCCGACCCGACCGTACGCACCGCCGTCGAGGCACTGATCGACCGGCTGGGCCTGGGCCTCGCGGGCCTGGTGAACATCCTCAATCCGGACCGCATCATCCTCGGCGGCCTGCACCGCACCCTCCTCGACGCGGACCCGGCGAGGCTGCGGGCCGTGGTGGCCGACCGCAGCCTGTGGGGGCAGAGCGGAGGCGTACCCATCCTGGCCTGCACGCTGGACCATAACAGCCTGGTCGGGGCTGCCGAGCTGGCGTGGCAGCCGGTGCTCGACGATCCGATCACGGCACTGGCACGGGTCTGA